From a region of the Tenggerimyces flavus genome:
- a CDS encoding NUDIX hydrolase produces MPKSVSSLDGSRFPVPPAVAERARALAAGTATPAAVRRASTVLLLRDGPDGLEVYVIRRHTTMAFAAGMYAFPGGSLDKRDEAAGVSPWESAAARELFEETGVLLAGASPAEVVADTTGEDFEADRMALVGRAMSFAEFLAKRSLVLRSDLLAHAGHWVTPDAEERRFDTYFYFAALPTGQLTRDVSTEADRVAWIRPVDVEASVERGEMRMMPPTAVMLETLAELPTVAAAMEFARAHEVVRVAPTVLLDESGEARWSMGVESDSSKKLPGHRSCR; encoded by the coding sequence TTGCCGAAGTCAGTTAGTTCGTTGGACGGCTCGCGCTTCCCCGTTCCGCCGGCGGTGGCGGAACGGGCGCGCGCACTCGCCGCGGGCACCGCGACGCCGGCCGCGGTACGGCGCGCTTCGACCGTTCTGCTGTTGCGGGACGGACCCGACGGGCTCGAGGTGTACGTGATCCGCCGCCACACCACGATGGCGTTCGCGGCGGGCATGTACGCGTTCCCCGGCGGCTCACTGGACAAGCGTGACGAGGCCGCCGGGGTGTCGCCCTGGGAGTCCGCGGCGGCGCGGGAGCTCTTCGAAGAGACGGGCGTGCTGCTCGCCGGCGCGTCGCCGGCCGAGGTCGTCGCGGACACGACGGGCGAGGACTTCGAGGCCGACCGGATGGCGCTGGTGGGCCGGGCGATGTCGTTCGCGGAGTTCCTCGCCAAGCGTTCGCTCGTCCTGCGCTCGGACCTGCTCGCGCACGCCGGACACTGGGTGACGCCGGACGCCGAGGAACGGCGCTTCGACACCTACTTCTACTTCGCCGCCCTGCCGACCGGGCAGCTCACCCGGGACGTCTCGACCGAGGCGGACCGGGTGGCGTGGATCCGGCCGGTCGACGTCGAGGCGTCGGTCGAGCGCGGCGAGATGCGGATGATGCCGCCGACCGCGGTGATGCTGGAGACGTTGGCCGAGCTGCCGACCGTCGCCGCCGCGATGGAGTTCGCCCGGGCGCACGAGGTGGTACGCGTGGCGCCGACCGTGCTGCTCGACGAGTCCGGGGAGGCGCGATGGTCGATGGGAGTCGAGTCCGACTCGTCGAAGAAGCTCCCTGGACATCGGTCATGCCGCTGA
- a CDS encoding Crp/Fnr family transcriptional regulator translates to MVDDVLRQAPMFSALDDEAASALRDAMQEVRLRRGEALFHEGDAGDRLYVVVDGKLKMGRTSSDGRENLLSVLGPGQMFGELSLFDPGPRSSTVSAVTDATLLALGQEQLMDWLRGRPEVARSLLLQLASRLRHLNEAVADLVFSDVPGRVSKALLDLARRFGKSADDGIHVHHDLTQEELAQLVGASRETVNKALADFVSRGWIRVEQRAVVILDVERLRHRAK, encoded by the coding sequence GTGGTTGACGACGTACTGCGCCAGGCGCCGATGTTCAGCGCACTCGACGACGAAGCCGCCTCGGCGCTCCGCGACGCGATGCAGGAGGTGCGCCTGCGCCGCGGCGAGGCGCTGTTCCATGAGGGTGATGCCGGCGACCGGCTGTACGTGGTCGTCGACGGCAAGCTCAAGATGGGCCGCACCTCGTCCGACGGCCGGGAGAACCTGCTCTCCGTGCTCGGCCCGGGCCAGATGTTCGGCGAGCTCTCCCTCTTCGACCCAGGCCCGCGGTCCTCGACCGTGAGCGCCGTCACCGACGCGACGCTGCTCGCGCTCGGGCAGGAGCAGCTGATGGACTGGCTGCGCGGCCGGCCCGAGGTGGCCCGGTCCCTGCTGCTGCAGCTCGCCTCGCGCCTACGGCACCTGAACGAGGCCGTCGCCGACCTGGTCTTCTCCGACGTGCCCGGCCGCGTCTCGAAGGCTTTGTTGGACCTCGCGCGGCGCTTTGGCAAGTCAGCGGACGACGGCATCCACGTGCACCACGACCTCACCCAGGAGGAGCTCGCCCAGCTCGTCGGCGCCTCCCGGGAGACCGTCAACAAGGCGCTCGCGGACTTCGTCAGCCGGGGCTGGATCCGGGTGGAGCAGCGCGCGGTCGTGATCCTCGACGTCGAACGGCTCCGTCACCGGGCCAAGTAG
- a CDS encoding WhiB family transcriptional regulator: MTWNAEWVRQAACTAGEPDRLFVQGAAQHDAKTVCMGCPVRTECLAEALDNRMEWGVWGGMTERERRAILRRRPTVTSWRELLETARNEYEEQDPAVVVRLRVADAG, from the coding sequence ATGACATGGAACGCCGAGTGGGTGCGTCAGGCCGCGTGCACCGCGGGTGAACCCGACCGGTTGTTCGTCCAAGGGGCGGCGCAGCACGACGCCAAGACCGTATGCATGGGGTGCCCGGTGCGGACCGAGTGCCTTGCGGAGGCTTTGGACAACCGGATGGAGTGGGGCGTCTGGGGTGGGATGACCGAACGGGAACGGCGCGCGATCCTGCGTCGCCGACCGACGGTCACTTCCTGGCGGGAGCTCTTGGAGACCGCCCGGAACGAGTACGAAGAGCAGGACCCCGCAGTCGTGGTACGGCTGCGAGTAGCGGACGCCGGGTAG
- a CDS encoding GatB/YqeY domain-containing protein, translated as MAELKERLRADMTAAMKARDELVKSVLRMTLTAVNVAEVAGEAARELSDAEVLDILTKEAKKRRESAEAFKGAGRTELAAKELAEAEVLARYLPSQLSDEEIAAIVKAAVAETGAESQRDMGKVMKLVQPQVKGRADGGRVAALVRAELS; from the coding sequence ATGGCAGAGCTGAAGGAGCGTCTCCGGGCCGACATGACCGCGGCGATGAAGGCGCGCGACGAGCTGGTGAAGTCCGTCCTGCGGATGACGCTGACCGCGGTGAACGTGGCCGAGGTCGCGGGGGAGGCGGCGCGCGAGCTCAGCGACGCCGAGGTCTTGGACATCCTGACGAAGGAAGCGAAGAAGCGCCGCGAGTCAGCCGAGGCGTTCAAGGGCGCGGGCCGTACGGAGCTGGCTGCCAAGGAGCTGGCCGAGGCTGAGGTTCTCGCTCGTTACCTGCCGTCGCAGCTGTCGGACGAGGAGATCGCCGCGATCGTGAAGGCCGCGGTGGCAGAGACGGGCGCGGAGTCGCAACGGGACATGGGCAAGGTCATGAAGCTCGTCCAACCCCAGGTGAAGGGCCGCGCCGACGGCGGCCGCGTCGCCGCTTTGGTACGGGCCGAGCTGAGCTAG
- a CDS encoding RidA family protein — MSIPEAKLAELGITLPEPVKPQGSYIPAVRTGNYVYCSGQVPLKDGEVLATGIVGADVDIDLAIECARQCAINLIAALKNELGDLSSVVRIVKLTVFVASTPDFGKQPIVGNGASDLMAAVFGDAGIHARAAIGVASLPLNVPVEVELIAEVS, encoded by the coding sequence GTGAGCATCCCCGAGGCCAAGCTGGCTGAGCTCGGCATCACCCTTCCCGAGCCGGTGAAGCCGCAGGGCTCGTACATCCCGGCCGTACGCACCGGCAACTACGTCTACTGCAGCGGCCAGGTGCCGCTCAAGGACGGCGAGGTGCTCGCGACCGGCATCGTCGGCGCCGACGTCGACATCGACCTCGCGATCGAGTGCGCGCGCCAGTGCGCTATCAACCTGATCGCGGCCCTCAAGAACGAGCTCGGCGACCTGTCGAGCGTGGTCCGGATCGTCAAGCTGACCGTGTTCGTCGCGAGCACGCCGGACTTCGGCAAGCAGCCGATCGTCGGCAACGGCGCCTCGGACCTGATGGCCGCCGTGTTCGGCGACGCCGGCATCCACGCCCGGGCCGCGATCGGCGTGGCCTCGTTGCCGCTGAACGTGCCCGTCGAGGTCGAACTGATTGCCGAAGTCAGTTAG
- the nth gene encoding endonuclease III: MVRRARKINVLLGEQYPDAHCELDFTNPYELLVATILSAQTTDKRVNQITPTLFAKYPTPADLAAANPEEIETIIQSLGFFRAKTKSIMGMAQAVVDNFDGAVPGKLKDLVTLPGVGRKTANVVLGNAFGVPGITVDTHFQRLVHRFHWTEEKDPVKIEHAVGELIEKKNWTDMSQRLIWHGRRRCHARKPACGACSLAELCPSYGEGPTDPKTAAKLVKTSAEAIAAP; the protein is encoded by the coding sequence CTGGTACGTCGGGCGCGGAAGATCAACGTGCTCCTCGGCGAGCAGTACCCCGACGCGCACTGCGAGCTGGACTTCACCAACCCGTACGAGCTGCTCGTCGCCACGATCCTGTCCGCGCAGACCACCGACAAGCGCGTCAACCAGATCACGCCGACGCTGTTCGCGAAGTACCCGACGCCCGCCGATCTCGCCGCCGCGAACCCCGAGGAGATCGAGACGATCATCCAGTCGCTCGGCTTCTTCCGCGCGAAGACCAAGTCGATCATGGGCATGGCGCAGGCCGTCGTGGACAACTTCGACGGCGCCGTCCCGGGCAAGCTGAAGGACCTCGTCACGCTCCCCGGCGTCGGCCGCAAGACCGCGAACGTCGTGCTGGGCAACGCGTTCGGCGTCCCCGGCATCACCGTCGACACGCACTTCCAACGCCTCGTGCACCGGTTTCACTGGACCGAGGAGAAGGATCCGGTCAAGATCGAGCACGCGGTCGGTGAGCTGATCGAGAAGAAGAACTGGACGGACATGTCGCAGCGGCTGATCTGGCACGGCCGGCGCCGCTGCCACGCGCGCAAGCCGGCGTGCGGCGCGTGCTCGCTCGCGGAGCTGTGCCCGTCGTACGGGGAAGGGCCGACCGACCCGAAGACCGCGGCGAAGCTGGTCAAGACGTCGGCGGAGGCCATCGCGGCGCCATGA
- a CDS encoding acyl-CoA dehydrogenase family protein, whose translation MVSVDLLDVASLLTDEERDIQRTVRSFLADRVAPHVPGWYEAGTFPTELVPELGKLGLLGMHLTGYGCAGTNATSYGLACLELEAVDSGLRSFVSVQGSLAMFALWRYGSEEQKSRWLPLMAAGEAVGCFGLTEPDHGSDPSGMRTVARRTSSGWVLSGSKMWITNGGLASVAIVWARTEDGVRGFVVPRETPGFSTRDIHGKLSLRASVTSELVFEDCELPLSAQLPSASGLRAPLSCLSEARFGIIFGALGAARTCLETALEYAKTREQFGKPIAGFQLTQQKLVDMAVAYNKGLLLAVHLGRLKDAGKLQPEQVSFGKLDNVRVALAIAREARTILGANGVTLEYPVLRHANNLESVLTYEGTSEIHTLVLGEKLTGLPAYR comes from the coding sequence ATGGTCTCGGTTGACCTGCTGGATGTCGCGTCGCTCCTCACCGACGAGGAACGCGACATCCAGCGGACGGTGCGCTCGTTCCTCGCCGATCGGGTGGCGCCGCACGTACCTGGGTGGTACGAGGCCGGCACGTTCCCGACCGAGCTGGTGCCGGAGCTGGGCAAGCTCGGACTGCTCGGGATGCACCTGACCGGGTACGGGTGCGCTGGCACGAACGCGACGAGCTATGGCCTTGCCTGCTTGGAGCTCGAGGCGGTCGACAGCGGGCTGCGCTCGTTCGTGTCGGTGCAGGGATCGCTGGCGATGTTCGCGTTGTGGCGGTACGGGTCGGAGGAGCAGAAGTCCCGCTGGCTGCCGCTGATGGCCGCGGGCGAGGCGGTCGGCTGCTTCGGGCTGACCGAGCCGGACCACGGGTCGGACCCGTCCGGGATGCGCACCGTGGCACGGCGTACGTCGTCCGGCTGGGTGCTGTCGGGCTCGAAGATGTGGATCACGAACGGCGGCCTCGCGTCCGTCGCGATCGTCTGGGCCCGGACCGAGGACGGCGTGCGCGGCTTCGTCGTACCGCGCGAGACGCCCGGCTTCTCGACCCGCGACATCCACGGCAAGCTCTCGCTGCGGGCCTCGGTGACGTCGGAGCTGGTCTTCGAGGACTGCGAACTCCCGCTGTCCGCCCAGCTGCCGTCCGCGTCAGGCCTCCGCGCGCCCCTGTCGTGCCTGTCGGAAGCGCGCTTCGGCATCATCTTCGGTGCGTTGGGTGCGGCTCGCACGTGTCTCGAGACGGCTTTGGAGTACGCGAAGACCCGGGAACAGTTCGGCAAGCCGATCGCGGGCTTCCAGCTGACGCAGCAGAAGCTGGTCGACATGGCCGTGGCGTACAACAAGGGCCTGCTGCTCGCCGTCCACCTCGGCCGGCTGAAGGACGCCGGCAAGCTCCAGCCGGAGCAGGTGAGCTTCGGCAAACTCGACAACGTCCGCGTCGCCCTGGCCATCGCCCGCGAAGCCCGAACGATCCTCGGCGCCAACGGCGTGACCCTGGAGTACCCCGTGCTTCGGCACGCCAACAACCTCGAGTCCGTGCTGACGTACGAGGGAACGAGCGAGATCCACACCCTCGTCCTCGGCGAAAAGCTCACCGGCCTCCCCGCCTACCGGTGA
- a CDS encoding MBL fold metallo-hydrolase, which translates to MKLCLAPNPGLMTLEGTNTWILPGGVVIDPGPLDDGHLARVREAAGEVTLVLLTHGHQDHSEAATAFDCPVRAWDDGFCAAGGAPLVDGESVAGLRVLHVPGHTSDSVAFWYAASSSLFTGDTVLGRGTSVVAHPDGALAPYLTSLQRLRTLVENEGVQELLPGHGPTVTKPAEVLDFYLTHREERLAQVRAAVAAGATTAQDVVERVYADVDRALWPAAERSVRAQLDYLAR; encoded by the coding sequence ATGAAGCTCTGCCTCGCGCCCAATCCCGGCTTGATGACGCTCGAGGGCACCAACACCTGGATCCTCCCGGGCGGCGTCGTGATCGATCCCGGGCCGCTCGACGACGGACATCTCGCGCGCGTCCGGGAGGCGGCCGGCGAGGTCACGCTGGTGCTGCTCACGCACGGGCACCAGGACCACTCCGAGGCGGCCACCGCGTTCGACTGCCCCGTGCGCGCCTGGGACGACGGCTTCTGCGCCGCCGGCGGCGCCCCGCTGGTCGACGGGGAGTCGGTCGCGGGGCTGCGGGTCCTGCACGTTCCCGGGCACACCTCGGACTCGGTCGCGTTCTGGTACGCCGCGTCCTCGTCGCTGTTCACCGGCGACACCGTGCTCGGCCGCGGGACGTCGGTGGTGGCGCATCCAGACGGCGCGCTGGCGCCGTACCTCACCTCGCTCCAGCGGCTGCGGACTCTCGTGGAGAACGAGGGCGTCCAGGAGCTGCTGCCCGGCCACGGCCCGACCGTGACGAAGCCCGCCGAGGTCCTCGACTTCTACCTGACGCACCGCGAGGAGCGGCTGGCCCAGGTGCGCGCGGCCGTCGCCGCCGGCGCGACGACGGCGCAGGACGTCGTCGAACGGGTGTACGCCGACGTGGACCGCGCGCTGTGGCCCGCCGCCGAACGGTCGGTGCGGGCCCAGCTGGACTACTTGGCCCGGTGA
- a CDS encoding DUF4177 domain-containing protein, producing MTKWEYATVPLLVHATKQILDNWGEDGWELVQVVPGPNPENVVAYLKREKQA from the coding sequence ATGACCAAGTGGGAGTACGCCACCGTGCCGCTGCTCGTGCACGCGACCAAGCAGATCCTGGACAACTGGGGCGAGGACGGCTGGGAGCTCGTCCAGGTCGTCCCCGGCCCGAACCCCGAGAACGTCGTCGCCTACCTGAAGCGGGAGAAGCAGGCGTGA
- a CDS encoding ArsA family ATPase gives MTDALAVDVLLGNPDVRIIVCCGSGGVGKTTTAAALGVRAAAQGRRVVVLTIDPARRLAQAMGLPELDNVPRRVADVGADGGSLDAMMLDMKRTFDDVVIAAASPDKAKQILENPFYAALSSSFAGTQEYMAMEKLGQLHAEAEKTGSYDLIVVDTPPSRSALDFLDAPKRLSSFLDGRLIRFLAAPARGPLKLLSSGMGFVTSALTKVLGAQVLTDVQTFMSALDTTFGGFRERAERTYRLLQESRTAFLVVAAPEPDALREASFFVDRLRRDAMPLAGLVLNRVALPLAPALSAERSLSAAESLEESGQHPEAAAVLRLHGERMRLAAREHRLADRFASAHPGVPVARVPALPSDVHDLAGLRDIGDRLAS, from the coding sequence ATGACGGACGCGCTGGCTGTGGACGTACTGCTGGGGAATCCCGACGTTCGGATCATCGTCTGCTGCGGCTCCGGCGGCGTCGGCAAGACGACGACCGCCGCGGCGCTGGGCGTCCGGGCGGCCGCGCAGGGGCGGCGGGTGGTCGTGCTGACCATCGACCCGGCGCGGCGGCTGGCCCAGGCGATGGGGCTGCCGGAGCTCGACAACGTGCCGCGGCGGGTGGCCGACGTGGGCGCTGACGGCGGGTCGCTGGACGCGATGATGCTGGACATGAAGCGCACGTTCGACGACGTCGTGATCGCGGCGGCGTCGCCGGACAAGGCGAAGCAGATCCTGGAGAACCCGTTCTACGCCGCGCTGTCGTCGTCGTTCGCGGGGACGCAGGAGTACATGGCGATGGAGAAGCTGGGGCAGCTGCACGCCGAGGCGGAGAAGACGGGTTCGTACGACCTGATCGTGGTCGATACGCCGCCTTCGCGATCTGCTCTGGACTTCTTGGACGCGCCGAAGCGGCTGTCCTCGTTCCTGGACGGGCGGCTGATCCGCTTCCTGGCGGCGCCGGCGCGGGGGCCGTTGAAGCTGCTGTCGTCGGGGATGGGGTTCGTGACCTCGGCGCTGACCAAGGTGCTGGGCGCGCAGGTGCTGACGGATGTGCAGACGTTCATGTCGGCGCTGGACACGACGTTCGGTGGGTTCCGGGAACGGGCTGAGCGGACGTATCGGCTGCTGCAGGAGTCGCGCACGGCGTTCCTGGTCGTGGCGGCGCCGGAGCCGGACGCGCTGCGCGAGGCGTCGTTCTTCGTCGACCGGCTGCGGCGCGACGCGATGCCGCTGGCCGGGCTGGTGCTGAACCGGGTCGCACTGCCGTTGGCCCCGGCGCTCTCAGCCGAGCGGTCGTTGTCGGCGGCGGAGTCTCTGGAGGAGTCGGGCCAGCACCCGGAGGCCGCGGCAGTGCTGCGGCTGCACGGCGAACGGATGCGCCTGGCCGCGCGGGAGCACCGCCTGGCCGACCGCTTCGCCTCCGCCCACCCCGGCGTCCCCGTGGCCCGAGTGCCGGCGCTGCCGTCGGACGTGCACGACCTGGCCGGCCTGCGCGACATCGGCGACCGCCTCGCCAGCTGA
- a CDS encoding ArsA-related P-loop ATPase, with protein sequence MSTGRESDWEGVRLHIVSGKGGTGKTTVAASLALALAADGHKVLLCEVEGRQGLARLFDVPQLPYQESRLATVPDGGEVYGLAIDAEAALLEYLELYYRLGRAGRALEKVGAIDFATTIAPGVRDVLLTGKVYEAVGRQGKPRARDRIVYDVVVLDAPPTGRIARFLNVNAGVADIARVGPIRHQADSIMALMRSPQTAVHLVTLLEEMPVQETSDGIAELREARIPIGSIVVNLARRSPLDPAGLRKAASGKLSRAQLVAALTSSGLACDAATVDGLLAEAAEHAVRVALEDTQRKRVAELGRPTYELSRLTDGVDLGGLYELAAELREQGMA encoded by the coding sequence GTGAGCACAGGGCGGGAGAGCGACTGGGAGGGCGTACGCCTGCACATCGTCTCCGGCAAGGGCGGGACGGGTAAGACCACGGTCGCGGCGTCGCTCGCGCTGGCGCTGGCCGCCGACGGGCACAAGGTGCTGCTCTGCGAGGTCGAGGGGCGGCAGGGACTGGCCCGGCTGTTCGACGTGCCGCAGCTGCCGTACCAGGAGAGTCGGCTCGCGACCGTACCCGACGGCGGCGAGGTGTACGGGCTGGCGATCGACGCCGAGGCCGCGCTGCTGGAGTACCTCGAGCTGTACTACCGGCTCGGCCGCGCGGGGCGGGCGCTGGAGAAGGTCGGTGCGATCGACTTCGCGACGACGATCGCGCCGGGCGTACGGGACGTGCTGCTGACCGGCAAGGTGTACGAGGCCGTCGGCCGGCAGGGCAAGCCGCGGGCGCGGGACCGGATCGTCTACGACGTGGTGGTTCTGGACGCGCCGCCGACGGGGCGGATCGCGCGGTTCCTGAACGTGAACGCCGGCGTCGCCGACATCGCCCGCGTCGGTCCGATCCGGCACCAGGCCGACTCGATCATGGCGCTGATGCGGTCGCCGCAGACTGCTGTGCACCTGGTCACGCTGCTCGAGGAGATGCCCGTCCAGGAGACGTCGGACGGGATCGCGGAGCTGCGCGAGGCGCGGATTCCGATCGGCTCGATCGTGGTCAACCTGGCCCGCCGTTCGCCGCTCGACCCAGCGGGCCTGCGCAAGGCCGCCTCGGGGAAGCTGTCGCGGGCTCAGCTGGTGGCGGCGCTGACCTCGTCTGGGCTGGCCTGCGACGCCGCGACCGTCGACGGGTTGCTGGCCGAGGCCGCGGAGCACGCGGTGCGGGTCGCGTTGGAGGACACCCAGCGCAAGCGGGTCGCGGAGCTGGGACGGCCGACGTACGAGCTCAGCCGGCTCACCGACGGCGTGGACCTCGGCGGGCTGTACGAGCTGGCGGCGGAGCTGCGCGAGCAGGGGATGGCATGA
- a CDS encoding penicillin-binding protein, which translates to MGLSASSRPRARREGGFVTQLFMFLVVSTLAGVLVAGLVIPLAGAVGVTTRMTIDSFESLPSVLPEPPLPESSTMYDGSGRRMATFYDENRRNVPLSQISKNMRKAIVAIEDARFYEHGPLDLRGTMRALVRNQQAGGSIQQGGSSITQQYVKLVLFEAADTKEKRAAAIDDTYERKLQELRFAVGLEEKYSKDQILEKYLNIVYFGDNVYGVEAAAKHFFSTKAANLTLTQAAMLAALVRDPNGLEPFKDFEPVKSRRNLVMSRMHDLGMIDASTYTKYSKAGSGLKKSETKRGCFNSNYPFFCDYALEVLLNEPALGRTRAERERFIYEGGIQIFTTINRETQRAAEASIRKDVNPTDSVYSAVALVQPGTGHIKGIAQSRPYGEGKGKTYVNYNVPQKYNGGIGVQPGSTFKTFVMAAAIKQGIPLSVSLPTPSSMHFGRKDKIPTCTKPWSTDDWNPSNSSGGKLQQADMMTAAAQSINTFFVNLERRTGLCEPATLARNMGIERGDGKKLHEVGAFTLGVNEVTPLSMAEAYATLAARGKHCDAIAVTKVLDRKGNRVEIPGANCKQVMPQNVADGVNYALRGVVDGDNPSRSGKKMSMAKDGIQVAGKTGTNDDRTAVSFAGYTTNMAAYAVVQDAHPRIRTLMGQRIGGDTRTGDEVWGGALAGPIWLGAMKGALQGKKAAPFVDPNKKTLEGIKIRVPTVLGYGPSKAKRMLEKAGFAVIMGDDVFSNREVGTVGAQTPEGGSRFGRGSTVTLHLSKGPSPAPPPLPPGPGPGDPFPPKPPFPPGPGGPRR; encoded by the coding sequence ATGGGTCTGTCTGCCTCCAGTCGACCTCGCGCGCGTCGCGAGGGTGGCTTCGTCACCCAGCTGTTCATGTTCCTCGTGGTGAGCACGCTCGCGGGCGTCCTCGTCGCCGGTCTGGTGATCCCGCTCGCGGGCGCCGTCGGCGTGACCACGCGGATGACCATCGACAGCTTCGAGAGCCTGCCGAGCGTCCTGCCCGAGCCGCCATTGCCGGAGTCGAGCACGATGTACGACGGCAGCGGCCGGAGGATGGCGACCTTCTACGACGAGAACCGCAGGAACGTCCCCCTCTCGCAGATCTCCAAGAACATGCGGAAGGCGATCGTCGCGATCGAGGACGCCCGGTTCTACGAGCACGGGCCGCTCGACCTCCGCGGCACGATGCGCGCGCTCGTCCGCAACCAGCAGGCGGGCGGCTCGATCCAGCAGGGTGGTTCGTCGATCACCCAGCAGTACGTGAAGCTGGTGCTGTTCGAGGCGGCGGACACCAAGGAGAAGCGCGCGGCGGCGATCGACGACACGTACGAGCGCAAGCTGCAGGAGCTCAGGTTCGCTGTCGGCCTGGAGGAGAAGTACAGCAAGGACCAGATCCTGGAGAAGTACCTCAACATCGTGTACTTCGGCGACAACGTCTACGGAGTCGAAGCGGCGGCGAAGCACTTCTTCAGCACCAAGGCGGCCAACCTCACGCTGACCCAGGCGGCCATGCTCGCGGCCCTCGTGCGTGACCCGAACGGACTAGAGCCGTTCAAGGACTTCGAGCCGGTGAAGTCGCGCCGCAACCTGGTGATGTCCCGGATGCACGATCTGGGCATGATCGACGCCTCGACCTACACCAAGTACTCCAAGGCCGGCTCGGGGCTGAAGAAGTCCGAGACCAAGCGCGGCTGCTTCAACTCGAACTACCCGTTCTTCTGTGACTACGCGCTCGAGGTGCTGCTGAACGAGCCGGCGCTGGGTCGGACCCGCGCCGAGCGCGAGCGGTTCATCTACGAGGGCGGCATCCAGATCTTCACCACGATCAACCGGGAGACGCAACGCGCGGCGGAGGCCTCGATCCGCAAGGACGTCAACCCCACCGACTCGGTCTACTCCGCGGTCGCGCTCGTGCAGCCCGGCACCGGGCACATCAAGGGCATCGCCCAGTCTCGCCCGTACGGCGAGGGCAAGGGCAAGACCTACGTCAACTACAACGTCCCGCAGAAGTACAACGGCGGCATCGGCGTGCAGCCGGGTTCAACGTTCAAGACGTTCGTCATGGCGGCCGCGATCAAGCAGGGGATCCCGCTGAGCGTGTCGCTGCCTACACCTTCGTCGATGCACTTCGGCCGGAAGGACAAGATCCCGACCTGCACCAAGCCCTGGTCGACCGACGACTGGAACCCGAGCAACTCAAGCGGCGGGAAGCTCCAGCAGGCGGACATGATGACCGCCGCCGCCCAGTCCATCAACACGTTCTTCGTCAACCTCGAGCGCCGCACTGGCCTCTGCGAGCCCGCGACGCTTGCCAGGAACATGGGCATCGAGCGCGGCGACGGCAAGAAGCTGCATGAGGTCGGCGCGTTCACCCTCGGTGTCAACGAGGTCACCCCGCTGTCGATGGCCGAGGCGTACGCGACCCTTGCCGCGCGGGGGAAGCACTGCGACGCGATCGCGGTCACCAAGGTGCTCGACCGCAAGGGCAACCGGGTCGAGATCCCGGGCGCGAACTGCAAGCAGGTCATGCCGCAGAACGTCGCCGACGGCGTCAACTACGCCTTGCGCGGAGTCGTCGACGGCGACAACCCGAGCCGGTCCGGCAAGAAGATGAGCATGGCCAAGGACGGCATCCAGGTCGCCGGCAAGACCGGTACGAACGACGACAGGACCGCGGTGTCGTTCGCCGGCTACACCACGAACATGGCGGCGTACGCGGTCGTGCAGGACGCGCACCCTCGGATCAGGACCTTGATGGGCCAGCGCATCGGCGGCGACACGCGCACCGGCGACGAGGTCTGGGGTGGCGCGCTCGCGGGTCCGATCTGGCTCGGGGCGATGAAGGGTGCGCTGCAGGGCAAGAAGGCCGCTCCGTTCGTCGACCCGAACAAGAAGACGCTCGAGGGCATCAAGATCCGCGTGCCGACGGTCCTCGGCTATGGCCCGAGCAAGGCCAAGCGGATGCTCGAGAAGGCCGGGTTCGCCGTGATCATGGGCGACGACGTGTTCTCCAACCGCGAGGTCGGCACGGTCGGCGCGCAGACGCCCGAGGGCGGCAGCCGGTTCGGGCGCGGCAGCACGGTCACGCTCCACCTGTCCAAGGGTCCGAGCCCGGCGCCGCCGCCGCTTCCGCCAGGCCCGGGGCCGGGCGATCCGTTCCCGCCGAAGCCGCCGTTCCCGCCAGGCCCCGGCGGACCGCGCCGGTGA
- a CDS encoding TlpA family protein disulfide reductase, translating into MSWKWLGGFVVVAVAAVACTPAPTPAPAPPAPTKQAQQQDLAALKKAAAIADCPAAPAAKGEAVKEGLPDVTLGCLGGGPDVRLPDLAAQLKKPVVLNIWAQWCPPCRTEAKFFQQLHARAAAKVAVVGIDHADPRPDLALELAKVLGLRYPQLVDAENELRGPFGLAVGLPATVFVAANGKVEHIAHVPYKTQAALDADVAKYLGVQP; encoded by the coding sequence ATGAGCTGGAAGTGGTTGGGGGGATTCGTGGTCGTAGCGGTGGCGGCGGTCGCCTGTACGCCTGCGCCCACGCCCGCTCCGGCTCCGCCCGCGCCGACCAAGCAGGCTCAGCAGCAGGACCTCGCCGCGCTCAAGAAGGCCGCCGCGATCGCCGACTGCCCGGCCGCCCCCGCGGCGAAGGGCGAGGCGGTGAAGGAAGGCCTCCCGGACGTGACGCTCGGCTGCCTCGGCGGCGGGCCGGACGTACGCCTGCCCGACCTCGCCGCCCAGCTGAAGAAGCCGGTCGTCCTCAACATCTGGGCCCAGTGGTGCCCGCCGTGCCGGACCGAGGCGAAGTTCTTCCAGCAACTGCACGCCCGCGCTGCCGCGAAGGTCGCGGTCGTCGGCATCGACCACGCCGACCCCCGCCCGGACCTGGCGCTGGAGCTCGCCAAGGTGCTCGGCCTGCGCTATCCGCAGCTCGTCGACGCCGAGAACGAGCTGCGTGGCCCGTTCGGCCTGGCGGTCGGCTTGCCCGCCACGGTCTTCGTCGCGGCGAACGGCAAGGTCGAGCACATCGCGCACGTCCCGTACAAGACCCAGGCCGCGCTGGACGCCGACGTCGCCAAGTACCTGGGGGTCCAGCCGTGA